One Catenulispora sp. EB89 DNA window includes the following coding sequences:
- a CDS encoding TetR/AcrR family transcriptional regulator, with product MTEQDRTKVQRGQARERIVAAATNLFGRQGYEATTTRQIVEAAQVTKGALYHWFSSKEELLTSIYRELLAEQTQRLEAIAAADGPADVRLSRAVTDLFAHMDDHAEPLTVWARSMHLVAGEHAAAVRAERRRYQHLFQDLVEEGQKAGVFRADVAASVITNTFLSSVVQIHRWFHAEGPLTRRELGKQMVGLFLDGVRVA from the coding sequence ATGACTGAGCAGGACCGGACGAAGGTGCAGCGCGGGCAGGCCCGGGAGCGGATCGTCGCCGCCGCCACGAACCTGTTCGGCCGCCAGGGCTACGAGGCCACGACCACCCGCCAGATCGTGGAGGCCGCGCAGGTCACCAAGGGCGCGTTGTACCACTGGTTCAGCTCCAAGGAGGAGCTGCTCACCAGCATCTACCGAGAACTGCTCGCCGAACAGACCCAGCGCCTGGAGGCGATCGCCGCCGCCGACGGCCCGGCCGACGTCCGGCTGTCCCGCGCGGTCACGGACCTGTTCGCGCACATGGACGACCACGCCGAGCCGCTGACGGTCTGGGCCCGCTCGATGCACCTGGTGGCCGGCGAGCACGCCGCGGCCGTGCGCGCCGAGCGCCGCCGCTACCAGCACCTGTTCCAGGACCTGGTCGAGGAGGGTCAGAAGGCCGGGGTGTTCCGGGCCGACGTGGCGGCCAGCGTCATCACGAACACGTTCCTGAGCAGCGTGGTGCAGATCCACCGCTGGTTCCACGCGGAGGGGCCGTTGACGCGCCGGGAGCTGGGGAAGCAGATGGTCGGCTTGTTCCTGGACGGCGTCCGGGTCGCCTGA
- a CDS encoding long-chain fatty acid--CoA ligase has protein sequence MTFNLATILRESRHACPGKPLCHSKDRTLTYEQADEDSGRVAAALLALGLERGDRVAVQLPNLPEFLLCYFGILKAGLIMVPLNPLLKGREIAYHLQDSGSRILVACAPLAAEAVAGAEEAGGVPVYVVGVPGFDETPAGTHPFAELVNATDTGDIAPTDADDTAVVLYTSGTTGKPKGAELTHFQLFMNCTVSGELFGIRDDDVILAVLPLFHVFGLSSVLNVAVRFGSTMALVPRFETTPVLEMMEKHRCTIFSGVPTMFFALLHADTSEHDLSALRVGCSGGAAIPGEVIRAFEEKFPGVVILEGYGLSESASTTTFNISAEQRRVGSIGKPVWGIETRVVDDADRTLPPGPEHVGEIVIRGHNMMKGYWNNPEATAEVVRDGWFHTGDLGYADEDGYFYIVDRKKDLVIRGGFNVYPREVEEVLYTHPAVAEAAVIGRADERLGEEVVAYVALKAGAQADEQDVIAFCKDRMAAYKYPREVKFLSALPTGPTGKILKKELRT, from the coding sequence ATGACCTTCAACCTCGCGACGATCCTCCGCGAGTCGCGGCACGCCTGTCCGGGCAAGCCGCTGTGCCACAGCAAAGACCGGACCCTCACCTACGAGCAGGCCGACGAGGACTCCGGCCGAGTGGCCGCCGCCCTGCTCGCGCTCGGTCTGGAACGCGGGGACCGGGTCGCGGTGCAGCTGCCGAACCTGCCGGAGTTCCTGCTGTGCTACTTCGGCATTCTCAAGGCCGGGCTGATCATGGTGCCGCTGAACCCGCTGCTCAAGGGCCGCGAGATCGCGTACCACCTGCAGGATTCGGGATCGAGGATCCTGGTGGCCTGTGCTCCGTTGGCCGCCGAGGCGGTCGCCGGGGCCGAGGAGGCCGGCGGAGTCCCGGTCTACGTCGTGGGGGTGCCCGGATTCGACGAGACGCCGGCCGGCACGCACCCCTTCGCCGAACTCGTTAACGCCACCGACACCGGCGACATCGCGCCGACCGACGCCGACGACACCGCCGTGGTCCTCTACACCAGCGGCACCACTGGCAAGCCGAAGGGCGCCGAGCTGACGCACTTCCAGCTCTTCATGAACTGCACCGTCTCCGGCGAGCTGTTCGGCATCCGCGACGACGACGTGATCCTCGCGGTCCTCCCGCTCTTCCACGTGTTCGGCCTGTCCAGCGTCCTGAACGTCGCGGTCCGCTTCGGGAGCACGATGGCGCTGGTGCCGCGCTTCGAGACCACGCCGGTGCTGGAGATGATGGAGAAGCACCGCTGCACGATCTTCTCCGGCGTCCCCACGATGTTCTTCGCGCTCCTGCACGCCGACACCTCCGAGCACGACCTGTCGGCGCTGCGCGTCGGCTGCTCCGGCGGCGCCGCGATCCCCGGCGAGGTGATCCGGGCCTTCGAGGAGAAGTTCCCCGGCGTGGTGATCCTGGAGGGCTACGGCCTGTCGGAGTCGGCGAGCACCACGACCTTCAACATCAGCGCCGAACAGCGCAGGGTCGGCTCCATCGGCAAGCCGGTCTGGGGCATCGAAACGCGCGTGGTCGACGACGCGGACCGCACGCTGCCGCCGGGGCCCGAGCACGTCGGCGAGATCGTCATCCGCGGCCACAACATGATGAAGGGCTACTGGAACAACCCCGAGGCCACCGCCGAGGTGGTCCGCGACGGCTGGTTCCACACCGGGGACCTCGGCTACGCCGACGAGGACGGCTACTTCTACATCGTCGACCGGAAGAAAGACCTGGTCATCCGCGGCGGGTTCAACGTCTACCCGCGCGAGGTCGAGGAGGTCCTGTACACGCATCCGGCGGTCGCCGAGGCCGCGGTCATCGGACGCGCGGACGAACGGCTGGGGGAGGAGGTGGTGGCGTACGTCGCGCTCAAGGCCGGAGCGCAGGCGGACGAGCAGGACGTCATAGCGTTCTGCAAAGACCGGATGGCGGCCTACAAGTACCCGCGTGAAGTGAAGTTTCTCAGTGCCCTGCCGACAGGGCCGACCGGCAAGATCCTGAAGAAGGAGTTGCGGACGTGA
- a CDS encoding MFS transporter yields MSSSSIAVDAGPGVLNRLWRRDLAAYPESARRYAYLGIVVLTTIVLYYLLYIQYAVATSIITRYHMTFTYFIWMSVIGNAVGAASSLLAGLADRWGRANLVVYGLLVAGILVLILPSTSSKGEFLALFAALFFVEGIILVATPALIRDFSPQLGRATAMGFWAIGPVVGSLVVTTVTSHTLGSSTWQDELHYSGISSLIVFVLALFALRELSPRLRDQIMVSMRDRALVEARARGIDPEEALAGHWRQMLRPGIAGPAFAVSVYLLLYYALVGNLVIYFSSVYGYSEQRANAVANWYWGANAVSLVVAGVISDKLKVRKPLMIVGCVGTITTTTVFALLATHAHTGYYTFAVLFLIGGALAGVTYAPWMAAFTETVEEKNPAATATGLAVWGWILRVVVAVSAAFVPVVVTSVTPIVDHGAEVAAAQAKAGPALAIIDAHPAIFAELAKYPPNPAAIPPAVLGQAVAQVGLANLQTVQAAQPDIAILQAHGASVAKAVKDGPKQWQTWWWVALAGQILFLPFAATMRGRWSPRKAREDAEAHEQAVAAELAKLQEAPAS; encoded by the coding sequence GTGAGTTCTTCGAGCATCGCAGTGGACGCAGGTCCTGGCGTCCTGAACCGCCTCTGGCGCCGAGACCTGGCGGCCTACCCGGAGTCCGCACGCCGCTACGCCTATCTGGGCATCGTCGTGCTGACCACCATCGTCCTGTACTACCTCCTCTACATCCAGTACGCGGTCGCGACGTCGATCATCACCCGCTACCACATGACCTTCACCTACTTCATCTGGATGTCGGTCATCGGCAACGCCGTCGGCGCGGCCTCCTCGCTGCTCGCGGGCCTGGCCGACCGCTGGGGCCGGGCCAACCTGGTGGTCTACGGGCTCCTGGTGGCCGGCATCCTGGTGCTGATCCTGCCCAGCACGTCGAGCAAGGGCGAGTTCCTGGCCCTGTTCGCCGCGCTGTTCTTCGTCGAGGGCATCATCCTGGTCGCCACCCCGGCGCTGATCCGCGACTTCTCGCCGCAGCTGGGCCGGGCCACCGCGATGGGCTTCTGGGCGATCGGACCGGTGGTCGGCAGCCTGGTGGTGACCACCGTGACCAGCCACACCCTGGGCAGCTCGACCTGGCAGGACGAACTCCACTACTCGGGGATCAGCTCCCTGATCGTGTTCGTGCTGGCGCTGTTCGCGCTGCGCGAGCTCTCGCCCCGGCTGCGCGACCAGATCATGGTCAGCATGCGCGACCGCGCGCTGGTCGAGGCGCGGGCCCGGGGCATCGACCCGGAGGAGGCGCTGGCCGGGCACTGGCGGCAGATGCTGCGGCCGGGCATCGCCGGCCCGGCGTTCGCGGTCAGCGTGTACCTGCTGCTGTACTACGCGCTGGTCGGCAACCTGGTCATCTACTTCTCCTCGGTCTACGGCTACAGCGAGCAGCGCGCCAACGCGGTCGCGAACTGGTACTGGGGCGCGAACGCGGTCTCCCTGGTGGTGGCCGGGGTGATCTCGGACAAGCTCAAGGTCCGCAAACCCCTGATGATCGTGGGCTGTGTCGGCACCATCACCACCACGACTGTCTTCGCGCTGCTGGCCACACACGCGCACACCGGCTACTACACCTTCGCCGTGCTGTTCTTGATCGGCGGCGCGCTGGCCGGGGTGACCTACGCGCCGTGGATGGCGGCGTTCACCGAGACCGTCGAGGAGAAGAACCCGGCGGCCACGGCGACCGGCCTGGCGGTCTGGGGCTGGATCCTGCGTGTGGTGGTCGCGGTGTCGGCGGCGTTCGTGCCGGTGGTGGTGACCTCGGTGACGCCGATCGTGGACCACGGCGCCGAGGTGGCCGCCGCGCAGGCGAAGGCCGGACCGGCGCTGGCGATCATCGACGCGCACCCGGCGATCTTCGCCGAGCTGGCCAAGTACCCGCCGAACCCGGCCGCGATCCCGCCGGCCGTGCTCGGGCAGGCGGTGGCCCAGGTCGGGCTGGCGAACCTGCAGACGGTGCAGGCGGCGCAGCCGGACATCGCGATCCTGCAGGCCCATGGCGCGTCCGTCGCCAAGGCGGTCAAGGACGGGCCCAAGCAGTGGCAGACCTGGTGGTGGGTGGCGTTGGCCGGGCAGATCTTGTTCCTGCCCTTCGCAGCCACCATGCGGGGCCGGTGGAGTCCGCGCAAGGCGCGGGAGGACGCGGAAGCGCACGAGCAGGCGGTCGCGGCGGAGTTGGCGAAGTTGCAGGAGGCGCCGGCTTCGTGA
- a CDS encoding phage tail sheath family protein — protein MPTYLSPGVYVEEVASGSRPIEGVGTSVAAFVGLAPRGALNAPTLVTNWSQYVAEFGEFTEGYYLAHSVYGFFNNGGTTAYVVRVGGVEGGLAGPGAVDGGNGRAVSSGHRGVVTGAERQALTAGEPVALGGFKVTAQPGAAGQVTVEVTDVPAGEGGGDKGGDAADRFRLLVKVDDKVAETFDVSANKKAGRSYVTTQVRERSKLIIVEEAGSGTLARPDNQSVAVPVSAASAGGSAAGGDAPSSAPVSTGSYIGDSADRTGFGGLEAIDEITMVAVPDLMSAYQQGTISEEEVKAVQTALIGHCELMGDRVAIIDPLPNLNAQQIRTWRQTGAGYDSHYAAMYYPWIRVFDPAVGKSIAVPPSGHMAGVWARSDAERGVHKAPANEIVRGAVDLELQITKGEQDLLNPIGVNCIRAFPGRGIRIWGARTLSSDPAWRYLNVRRYFNYLEESILSGTQWVVFEPNDQALWARVRRNISAFLVNEWRGGALFGSRAEDSFYVKCDEETNPPESVDVGRVICEIGIAPVKPAEFVVFRLAQISGGGSELEE, from the coding sequence ATGCCGACATATCTGTCGCCGGGCGTCTACGTGGAAGAGGTCGCCAGCGGCTCGCGGCCGATCGAGGGCGTGGGCACCTCGGTCGCGGCCTTTGTCGGCCTCGCGCCGCGAGGGGCCCTGAACGCGCCGACGCTGGTCACCAACTGGTCCCAGTACGTCGCCGAGTTCGGCGAGTTCACCGAGGGCTACTACCTGGCCCATTCGGTGTACGGGTTCTTCAACAACGGCGGGACGACGGCCTACGTGGTCCGCGTCGGCGGTGTCGAGGGCGGCCTGGCCGGCCCGGGCGCCGTGGACGGGGGCAACGGCCGGGCCGTCAGCTCCGGCCACCGGGGCGTCGTGACCGGCGCCGAGCGCCAGGCCCTCACCGCCGGCGAGCCGGTCGCGCTGGGCGGCTTCAAGGTCACCGCGCAGCCCGGCGCCGCCGGCCAGGTCACGGTCGAGGTCACGGACGTGCCGGCCGGCGAGGGCGGCGGCGACAAGGGCGGCGACGCGGCGGACCGCTTCCGGCTGCTGGTCAAGGTCGACGACAAGGTCGCAGAGACCTTCGACGTGTCGGCGAACAAGAAGGCCGGCCGGTCGTACGTCACCACCCAGGTGCGCGAGCGTTCGAAGCTCATCATCGTCGAGGAGGCCGGTTCCGGGACCCTGGCCCGGCCGGACAACCAGAGCGTGGCGGTGCCGGTCTCGGCCGCGTCCGCGGGTGGCAGCGCTGCCGGCGGCGACGCGCCGTCGTCGGCCCCGGTGTCCACCGGCTCCTACATCGGCGACTCCGCCGACCGCACCGGCTTCGGCGGCCTGGAGGCCATCGACGAGATCACCATGGTCGCGGTCCCGGACCTGATGTCCGCCTACCAGCAGGGCACGATCTCCGAGGAGGAGGTCAAGGCGGTCCAGACGGCGCTGATCGGGCACTGCGAGCTGATGGGCGACCGGGTCGCGATCATCGACCCGCTGCCGAACCTCAACGCCCAGCAGATCCGCACCTGGCGCCAGACCGGAGCCGGCTACGACTCGCACTACGCGGCGATGTACTACCCCTGGATCCGGGTCTTCGACCCGGCCGTCGGCAAGTCGATCGCGGTCCCGCCCAGCGGCCACATGGCCGGCGTCTGGGCCCGCAGCGACGCCGAGCGCGGCGTGCACAAGGCCCCGGCCAACGAGATCGTGCGCGGCGCGGTGGACCTGGAGCTGCAGATCACCAAGGGCGAGCAGGACCTGCTCAACCCGATCGGCGTGAACTGCATCCGCGCCTTCCCCGGCCGCGGCATCCGCATCTGGGGCGCCCGCACCCTGTCCTCGGACCCGGCGTGGCGCTACCTGAACGTGCGCCGCTACTTCAACTACCTGGAGGAGTCGATCCTCAGCGGGACGCAGTGGGTGGTCTTCGAGCCGAACGACCAGGCCCTGTGGGCGCGCGTGCGCCGCAACATCTCGGCGTTCCTGGTGAACGAATGGCGCGGCGGCGCGCTGTTCGGCTCCCGCGCCGAGGACTCGTTCTACGTCAAGTGCGACGAGGAGACCAACCCCCCGGAGTCGGTGGACGTCGGCCGGGTGATCTGCGAGATCGGCATCGCCCCGGTGAAGCCCGCCGAGTTCGTGGTGTTCCGCCTCGCGCAGATCTCCGGCGGCGGCAGCGAACTGGAGGAGTAG
- a CDS encoding phage tail protein yields MGLMNGDSAAAHNFALQIDGVQVEYLAEVGALQLEQDVIKHVQNNPQGKPIVRMMPGISQGGTVSVTRGQTQSSSFTNWINESLAGNMGSARKNATIIYMDYMNNPIKRYDLRNAWCCKVETAGTKAGEAQVLTEQVTITFEELVIA; encoded by the coding sequence ATGGGTTTGATGAACGGCGACTCCGCCGCCGCGCACAATTTCGCCCTCCAGATCGACGGCGTGCAGGTCGAGTACCTGGCCGAGGTCGGCGCGCTCCAGCTGGAGCAGGACGTGATCAAGCACGTGCAGAACAACCCGCAGGGCAAGCCGATCGTCCGGATGATGCCGGGCATCTCCCAGGGCGGCACCGTGTCGGTGACCCGCGGCCAGACCCAGAGCTCGTCCTTCACGAACTGGATCAACGAGTCGCTGGCCGGGAACATGGGCTCGGCGCGCAAGAACGCGACGATCATCTACATGGACTACATGAACAACCCGATCAAGCGCTACGACCTGCGCAACGCGTGGTGCTGCAAGGTCGAGACGGCCGGCACCAAGGCCGGCGAGGCCCAGGTGCTGACCGAGCAGGTCACGATCACCTTCGAAGAACTGGTCATCGCCTGA
- a CDS encoding DUF6760 family protein, whose product MTYAADQLRDEVAYVAYHFHWALDQILDLEHGDRRDFVTGIAGLNARASEG is encoded by the coding sequence GTGACGTACGCGGCCGACCAGCTCCGCGACGAGGTCGCGTACGTCGCCTACCACTTCCACTGGGCCCTGGACCAGATCCTCGACCTGGAGCACGGCGACCGGCGCGACTTCGTGACCGGCATCGCCGGCCTCAACGCGCGCGCTTCGGAGGGGTGA
- a CDS encoding phage tail protein: protein MTTATQDPGSSLFFKLTIDGQDLGLFNQCEGLTAEVEVYQHKEGGNNGYTTYLPGRVSHGNITLIRPLTPDSSKIAAWISSIATGIQRPTAQIAALRADGSLVVQWGLLDVLPVSWSGPTLDPTSNTVATERLVIAHHGFTESGA, encoded by the coding sequence ATGACCACCGCCACCCAGGACCCCGGCTCCAGCCTGTTCTTCAAGCTGACCATCGACGGGCAGGACCTCGGCCTGTTCAACCAGTGCGAGGGCCTGACCGCGGAGGTGGAGGTCTACCAGCACAAGGAGGGCGGCAACAACGGCTACACCACCTACCTCCCGGGCCGGGTCAGCCACGGCAACATCACGCTTATCCGGCCCCTGACGCCGGACAGCAGCAAGATCGCCGCGTGGATCTCCTCCATCGCCACCGGCATCCAGCGGCCGACGGCGCAGATCGCCGCCTTGCGCGCGGACGGCTCGTTGGTCGTGCAGTGGGGCCTGCTGGACGTCCTGCCGGTCAGCTGGAGCGGCCCGACGCTGGACCCCACCTCCAACACCGTGGCCACCGAGCGGCTGGTCATCGCCCACCACGGCTTCACCGAATCGGGAGCGTGA
- a CDS encoding LysM peptidoglycan-binding domain-containing protein, with protein MIRVSSQPGVSLVKASLTIKEPPIGPALEPGGTMREINFQFNPETLTLAKSANWSSTPLPLFKYVSIPSFGGADPYTLSFQLFLDSSMTPAGTKVQDDVEALLKCCEVTDQSIAAFQPSTPWVFFQWGSFSTVSFNAYVQNISANYTYFDPSGVPLRATCDLTITQIPSLTLGQNPTSGALSAHRSHRVRAGDTLQSMAWSEYGDATAWRTIAEANEIDDPMRLTPGHELLIPAPDQVRR; from the coding sequence GTGATCCGCGTGTCCTCGCAGCCCGGAGTCAGCCTCGTCAAGGCCTCGCTCACCATCAAGGAACCGCCGATCGGCCCGGCGCTGGAGCCCGGCGGCACCATGCGGGAGATCAACTTCCAGTTCAACCCGGAGACGCTGACGCTGGCCAAGAGTGCCAACTGGAGCAGCACGCCGCTGCCCCTGTTCAAGTACGTCAGCATCCCCAGCTTCGGCGGCGCCGATCCCTACACCCTCTCCTTCCAGCTCTTCCTCGACTCCTCCATGACCCCGGCCGGCACCAAGGTCCAGGACGACGTCGAAGCCCTCCTGAAGTGCTGCGAGGTCACCGACCAGTCGATCGCCGCCTTCCAGCCCTCCACGCCGTGGGTCTTCTTCCAGTGGGGCAGCTTCTCAACGGTCAGTTTCAACGCATATGTCCAGAACATCTCTGCTAACTACACGTACTTCGACCCCTCCGGAGTTCCCCTCCGGGCCACCTGTGATCTGACGATCACTCAGATCCCGTCGCTCACCCTGGGTCAGAACCCGACGTCCGGCGCGCTGTCCGCGCACCGCTCGCACCGCGTGCGCGCCGGCGACACGCTGCAGTCCATGGCCTGGTCCGAGTACGGCGACGCCACCGCCTGGCGCACCATCGCCGAGGCCAACGAGATCGACGACCCGATGCGCCTCACGCCCGGCCACGAACTGCTCATTCCCGCCCCCGACCAGGTAAGGCGGTGA
- a CDS encoding VgrG-related protein — protein MSFGSFSSVPKVEIGGALPRLLKASLDSCWVESSLNVPSTFHIAFKDKTRLLMSLYGQLKIGAPVTVFAVAGLIGEDQPLITGQVTGIEADYSGGDFYTVIRGMDHAFKLLRKRRVALYKNMSASDIVRQVAGSHGVSIGKIESTPPPPPDSQTSQPNIDDWTFIQGLAERAGKVVYFDNMGLLHFRAPVKAVPLAGVSADKSPYVLEFGANTLRCRSGFTAADQVSMVTSRGWNMVTKQTLVGRAPAVENPDVLAGLIPGQVSSPFGTGTLVETGTPYVSQTETDSAAKSLATDVTSSFAELEVAVRGTPQLLPDKSVTLTKAGTPFDGAYTVTGVRHVFEQGTYETWVSMTGRQFRSLYGLASGGAGGAGGPGGPGGTGHRMSGVVSAIVTDIHDPLRMGRVKLRFPWLDDDYVSDWARTVQHGGVSAEGGMVPNGGGAGGHIPAGAPGSGGFIGYAVNDEVLVTFDRGDFDQPYVLGGLYNGVNKPTKFTVDDLVSRDGIPNVLAVSSRRGHRLELLDDDYAMNAGVKLLTNDGEQLVHLDKMENEIGVKNTSGKITIESRTPVGGVTIRAGSASITLTPEGAVTIDGAAEVSISAGAAMSLKALELNLAAATTTVESAEINFTGASLSVEAAEITLTGNVAIVGEGTLDGQQILAV, from the coding sequence GTGAGTTTCGGCTCCTTCTCCTCGGTCCCCAAGGTCGAGATCGGCGGCGCGCTGCCCCGGCTCCTGAAGGCCTCCCTGGACTCCTGCTGGGTGGAGTCCAGCCTCAATGTGCCCTCCACGTTCCACATCGCCTTCAAGGACAAGACCCGCCTGCTGATGTCCCTCTACGGGCAGCTGAAGATCGGCGCCCCGGTGACCGTCTTCGCGGTGGCCGGGCTCATCGGCGAAGACCAGCCGCTGATCACCGGCCAGGTCACCGGCATCGAGGCCGACTACTCCGGCGGCGACTTCTACACCGTCATCCGCGGCATGGACCACGCCTTCAAGCTGCTGCGCAAGCGGCGGGTGGCGTTGTACAAGAACATGTCCGCCTCCGACATCGTCCGCCAGGTGGCCGGTTCGCACGGGGTGTCGATCGGCAAGATCGAGTCCACGCCCCCGCCGCCCCCGGACTCGCAGACCTCGCAGCCCAACATCGACGACTGGACCTTCATCCAGGGCCTGGCCGAGCGGGCCGGCAAGGTCGTGTACTTCGACAACATGGGCCTGCTGCACTTCCGCGCGCCGGTCAAGGCCGTGCCGCTGGCCGGCGTGAGCGCCGACAAGAGTCCCTACGTGCTGGAGTTCGGTGCCAACACCCTGCGCTGCCGCTCCGGCTTCACCGCCGCCGACCAGGTCTCGATGGTCACCTCGCGGGGCTGGAACATGGTCACCAAGCAGACCCTGGTCGGCCGGGCCCCGGCGGTGGAGAACCCCGACGTGCTGGCCGGGCTGATCCCGGGGCAGGTGTCCTCGCCGTTCGGCACCGGCACCCTGGTCGAGACCGGTACCCCCTACGTCAGCCAGACCGAGACCGACTCCGCCGCCAAGTCCCTGGCCACCGACGTCACCTCCTCGTTCGCAGAGCTCGAAGTCGCCGTCCGGGGCACGCCGCAGCTGCTGCCCGACAAGTCCGTCACCCTGACCAAGGCCGGCACGCCCTTCGACGGCGCCTACACCGTCACCGGCGTCCGGCACGTGTTCGAGCAGGGCACGTACGAGACGTGGGTGTCGATGACCGGCCGCCAGTTCCGCTCCCTGTACGGCCTGGCCTCCGGCGGCGCAGGCGGCGCCGGCGGTCCGGGCGGCCCCGGCGGCACCGGGCACCGCATGAGCGGCGTGGTCAGTGCGATCGTCACCGACATCCACGACCCGCTGCGCATGGGCCGGGTCAAGCTGCGCTTCCCCTGGCTCGACGACGACTACGTCAGCGACTGGGCCCGCACCGTGCAGCACGGCGGCGTCAGCGCCGAGGGCGGCATGGTCCCCAACGGCGGCGGCGCCGGCGGCCACATCCCGGCCGGCGCCCCGGGCTCCGGCGGCTTCATCGGCTACGCCGTCAACGACGAGGTGCTGGTCACCTTCGACCGCGGCGACTTCGACCAGCCCTACGTCCTGGGCGGCCTGTACAACGGCGTGAACAAGCCCACCAAGTTCACCGTCGACGACCTGGTCTCCCGGGACGGCATCCCGAACGTCCTGGCCGTGTCCTCCCGGCGCGGCCACCGGCTGGAGCTGCTCGACGACGACTACGCCATGAACGCCGGCGTCAAGCTCCTGACGAACGACGGCGAGCAGCTGGTCCATCTGGACAAGATGGAGAACGAGATCGGCGTCAAGAACACCTCCGGCAAGATCACCATCGAGAGCCGGACCCCGGTCGGCGGCGTCACGATCCGCGCCGGCAGCGCCAGCATCACCCTGACGCCGGAGGGCGCGGTGACCATCGACGGCGCCGCCGAGGTCAGCATCAGCGCCGGCGCGGCGATGTCGCTCAAGGCGCTGGAACTGAACCTGGCCGCGGCCACGACCACCGTGGAGTCCGCGGAGATCAACTTCACCGGCGCCTCGCTGTCCGTGGAGGCCGCCGAGATCACGCTGACCGGCAACGTCGCCATCGTCGGCGAGGGCACGCTGGACGGCCAGCAGATCCTGGCGGTCTGA
- a CDS encoding GPW/gp25 family protein, which translates to MGERFVGSGWGFPLRVDAGGRIGLVSHDQEIEEAMRLVLATAPGERPMRPEFGCAVHDLVFAPVNDKTVGRIQHEVRSSLDRWEPRISVTGVEVSVDPDRPTVLYIDVHYQLRGTNNPRSLVFPFYVIPDHEGPGTAATDTEAA; encoded by the coding sequence ATGGGTGAGCGATTCGTCGGCTCCGGCTGGGGCTTCCCGCTGCGCGTGGACGCCGGCGGCCGCATCGGCCTGGTCTCCCACGACCAGGAGATCGAGGAGGCCATGCGCCTGGTCCTGGCCACCGCGCCGGGGGAGCGGCCGATGCGCCCGGAGTTCGGCTGCGCCGTCCACGACCTGGTCTTCGCCCCGGTCAACGACAAGACCGTGGGCCGCATCCAGCACGAGGTGCGCTCCAGCCTGGACCGCTGGGAGCCGCGCATCTCGGTGACCGGCGTCGAGGTCAGCGTGGACCCCGACCGCCCGACCGTGCTCTACATCGACGTGCACTACCAGCTACGCGGCACCAACAACCCGCGGTCCCTGGTCTTCCCCTTCTACGTCATCCCCGACCACGAAGGACCGGGCACCGCAGCGACAGATACGGAAGCAGCCTGA